In Halobaculum magnesiiphilum, the following proteins share a genomic window:
- a CDS encoding GYD domain-containing protein, protein MPTYTVLADANETQFQNPQELVSIWGDIREDIERLGGELGESYALIGEYDFQLTFEVEDEDAALQIAIAIEGHGLDTETMRAVPIERMGELVEDV, encoded by the coding sequence ATGCCTACGTACACCGTGCTCGCCGACGCCAACGAGACGCAGTTCCAGAACCCGCAGGAACTGGTGTCGATCTGGGGCGACATCCGCGAGGACATCGAACGACTCGGGGGCGAGCTCGGCGAAAGCTATGCGCTCATCGGCGAGTACGACTTCCAGCTCACGTTCGAGGTCGAAGACGAGGATGCGGCCCTCCAGATCGCGATCGCCATCGAGGGACACGGGCTCGACACCGAGACGATGCGCGCAGTCCCGATCGAGCGCATGGGCGAACTCGTCGAGGACGTCTGA
- a CDS encoding NAD(P)/FAD-dependent oxidoreductase: MTEMTLDTDADYDALVVGGGVAGLTAATFLARADLATLVVDGDESILRRNAHLENVPGFPAGVNPRLFADMLRDQAERNGAEIRAGHVEGVTGEIDGFTAAVDDGTAVTAARVVAASWSDLDYLDGLGVEARDAGSKRYAEEHALSRTSVDGVYAAGRIAERYHQAVVAAGHGAEAAITLLHDAEVPFYHDWVVPEGYFTDRGREVPPGCEEITAAEQERRAAESQETMREYFAEEHADRQRTHPSLVDDDLGRVDPEWYDDGGGGGDTGDGTAEGDD; this comes from the coding sequence ATGACCGAGATGACTCTCGACACTGACGCCGATTACGACGCGCTCGTCGTGGGCGGCGGCGTCGCCGGCCTCACCGCGGCGACGTTCCTCGCGCGCGCCGACCTCGCGACGCTGGTCGTCGACGGCGACGAGTCGATCCTCCGACGCAACGCCCATCTGGAGAACGTGCCCGGCTTCCCGGCGGGCGTGAACCCCCGGTTGTTCGCGGACATGCTGCGCGACCAGGCCGAGCGCAACGGGGCCGAGATCCGGGCCGGGCACGTCGAGGGGGTCACCGGCGAGATCGACGGGTTCACCGCCGCCGTGGACGACGGCACCGCGGTCACGGCCGCACGGGTCGTCGCGGCGTCGTGGTCGGACCTCGACTACCTCGACGGTCTCGGCGTCGAGGCGCGCGACGCCGGGAGCAAGCGGTACGCCGAGGAGCACGCGCTCAGTCGCACCTCCGTCGATGGCGTGTACGCTGCAGGCCGGATCGCGGAGCGCTATCACCAGGCGGTCGTCGCCGCCGGCCACGGGGCCGAGGCGGCGATCACCCTGCTGCACGACGCGGAGGTCCCCTTCTACCACGACTGGGTCGTCCCCGAGGGGTACTTTACCGACCGCGGGCGCGAGGTGCCGCCGGGGTGTGAGGAGATCACGGCCGCCGAGCAGGAGCGCCGCGCCGCCGAATCGCAGGAGACGATGCGGGAGTACTTCGCCGAGGAACACGCCGACCGCCAGCGCACCCACCCGAGCCTCGTCGACGACGACCTCGGCCGCGTCGACCCCGAGTGGTACGACGACGGCGGCGGTGGCGGCGATACCGGCGACGGGACGGCCGAGGGCGACGACTGA